The Lewinella sp. 4G2 nucleotide sequence TGGGAAGAAACGATGGAGACTGCTCCAATTACTGACCACACCCTCGCCATCAGTGGTGGTAACGATGCGGGTTCCTACCGTATCTCCGCGAACTACATGGACCAGCAGGGTACGATGCGGAACACTTACTTCCAACGGATGAGCTTACGCGCTAACTCTCGGTGGAAAGTTGGCCGCCTGACGATTGGCGAAAACCTTAACATCAGCCGCGTTACTTCGGTAGGCGTCCCCGGTGGTAACCAGGGTGAGCAGGGTACGCTGATGCAGATTGTTAAGGCACAGCCCATTATTCCAGTATATGACATCTCTGGTGTCAACTTCGCCTCCGGTAAGACTACTGGCCTCTCCAACGGTACCAACCCCGTTGCCCGTACGGAGTACAATAAGGACGATGTTGGTGAATTCGACAACGTTACCGGTAGCCTCTTCGCACAGTTTGAGGTGATCGACGGTCTGAGTTTGAAGTCTCAAGTAGGCCTCAACTACGGTGTAGGTGGTGCCCTTAACTGGGGCAACCCGACCTTTGAAAACTCCGAGCCAACTACGCAGAACAGCTTCTCTGAGTACCTCAACCGGAGCTACAGCTGGGTTTGGACGAACACCGTGAATTACCAGAAGAATTTCGGTGAGCGCCACAACGTAGGTGTAATCGCCGGTTACGAAGCACTGCGTGATCGCTTCCGTGGTATCAACGGTAGCTTCGCTCAATTCTTCCTCAGCGACCTTTCTACTCGTTACCTCAGCGCATCTCTTGCTAACCCGGAAACGCGTAACGTGAGTAGTAGCGGTAGCGAATCTACCTTGCTCTCTCAGTTTGCTCGGGTGGACTACACTTTCGATAACAAGTGGTTGCTAAGTGCTACGGTACGCCGTGACGGTTCCAGCCGCTTTGGTGATGAAAAGTTTGCCATCTTCCCCGCAGCCAGTATCGGCTACCGGATCTCCGAAGAAGCTTTCATGCAGGATGTAAGCTGGTTGACCGACCTGAAACTTCGCGCTGGCTACGGTGTCGTTGGTAACCAGGATTTCGGCAACTACAACTTTGTAAACCGCTTCGGTGGTGGAACGGGTAGCACGTTCTACGCAATTGGCGGCGGCAACTCACTCGCTACGGGTTACACGGCCACGAGCCTTGGTAACGCGCAAACCGGATGGGAAGAAAAGGCCACCCTCAACGGTGGTTTCGACGCTACTATTCTGGACGGAAAAGTTACCGTTGTGCTTGACCTTTACCAGTCAAAGGTCAACGATCTACTCTTCAACCCGACCAACCCAACCACTCAGGGTAACATCGCACCTGCGTTCGTGAACATTGGTGAAATGGAAAACCGTGGATTTGATCTGGCCTTGGGCTGGAGACCTCAGATTCAGGATGTTAAATTCAACATCAGCGCCAACATCAGCCAGTACAATAATGAGATCATCGCTATTGACGGCGTTCGTGAAGAATTCTTCGGCCGTGGTGGTCAGGAGATTCGTATCGGTAACATCCAGATTAACCGCGTAGGTGAGTCAATTGCTTCCTTCTACGGTCTTCAGACGGACGGTATCTTCCAGAACCAGGCTGAAGTGGACGCTGCTGCCGCTCTGGATGGTGACCCAACCACTGCTTTCCAGGAGCAAGCCCGTGTAGGTGCCTTCCGCTTCAAGGATGTTGACGGTTTTGACCCTGAGACTGGTATGCGTACCGGACAGCCTGACGGTGTCATCAACGATGCTGACCTTTCCATCATCGGTAACCCTCACCCCGATCTGACTGCCGGTTTGAATATTGGTGTTGACTACAAGAACTTCGATTTCACGATGTTCTTCTTCGGTAGCTTCGGTAACGACATCTTCAACGCGACCAAGCAATTCACCATCTTCCGTCAGTTCGATACGAACGCCAGTACGGAACTGTTGACCAACTCCTGGAGCCCCGAGACGCCTAACAACACTTTGCCCGCGCTGAACATTAATGATACGTACAGCCGGACGCCTTCCGATTTTTACGTCGAAGACGGGTCGTACGTACGACTTAAGCAGCTTCAGTTGGGCTACACCCTTCCGAACTCTATCGGTGGCGACGTATTTAGCAGACTCCGCTTCTACGTTCAAGCCCAGAACCTGTTTACCATCACCGGTTACTCCGGCCTGGACCCTGCACTTTCCACTTTCGGATTGGGTAACGGTAACAACGGTGGCGGTGACGCTGATGACTTGTTCATGGGTGTTGACAATGGTAACTATCCGACGACTCGCATCTTCATGCTTGGTGTGAACGCCGCGTTTTAATTGAGATCTTAAATAATATACAATGAAGAAATTACTAAAACTTGGCGCCCTGGCCGGCCTGTGTGCACTGGCCTGGACGTGTAACGAGGAAGAATTCCTCGATACTCCACCGCAGGGCGTACTTGCGGAAACTAACCTGAGCGCTCGCGCGGGAATTGATGCAGCCCTGATCGCTGCTTACTCTCGTACGGACGGTTGGGCACAAGACTGGGGAACTGGAGGTTGGTCCGGCATGGCTGCCAACAATTGGGTCTTTGGATCCATCCCCTCGGATGATACCCACAAGGGTAGCGAACCTTCGGATAACGTTGCATTGCAGCAGGTAGAACTCTACCAATGGGCCCCCTCCATCGATGACTTTCAGGCGAAGTTCCTCGTATCCTACGACGGAATCGTGCGAGCCAACCAAACTATTCGTCTGCTGGCTGCCAACACCGATATTGGTGATGATGACCGGAACCGCCTCCTCGGTGAAGCTACCTTCCTACGTGGCCATTACCATTCTGAACTCTACAAGGTTTTCAAGAACATCCCCTACTTTGACGAACTGGAAATTGACTTCCGTAAGCCGAACGATCAGGATATTCTGCCGAACATCATTAAGGATCTGGAAGATGCTGCCGCACTACTTCCAGCAACTCAGAATGACATCGGTCGCGCTACCAGCGGTGCTGCGAACGCCATCCTTGGGCGTCTGCACATGATCGATCGCAACTTTGCTGCCGCTAAAACGGCACTGGACAAAGTACAGGGCTACGAGCTACAGGATTGTTACCACGACCTCTTCTCCGTTGGTGGTGAAGATGGTTCCGGAATGATCTTCTCTAGCCAGGCTTCCGTAAACGACGGTGACCCCGCGGGTGACAATGCCAACTTCTCTATGCGTTTGGCTAACCCACACGGTGGATCTCCGATCGGCTGTTGTGGTTTCCACCAGCCTACCCAGAACCTTGTGAACGCTTACCGCGTCGATGAAGATGGTCTCCCACTTCGTGACAACAGCTTTGACACCAATCCTACCCCCGATGAGTTGGTAGATCCCCGTCTTGACTGGATCGCTGGTCGTGACGGAATCCCCTTCCTAAACTGGGGTACGCACGCTCCGGGTTGGGTACGTGACCGTGGTTACTCTTCCGAGTACAACACGAAGAAGTTCAACCAGGCTGACGGATTCTCTTCCAATGTAGGCTGGGTAGCGAATCAGTTGAGCCCAATTAACGTACCAATTATCCGCTACGCTGATGTCATCCTTATGCTCGCTGAGATCGACGTTGAGAACGGCGACCTGGAAGCTGCCCGTGCAAAAGTGAATCAAATTCGTGAGCGCGCCGGCAATTGTGCTCAAGGCGCCGATGAAGTCCCCGTACCGATTGATGATCCTAGCACCGTGCAATCCTACGCCGTGGGTACGTACGATGATGCATGGACCGATCAGGATGATGCCCGCGAAGCGGTACGTCTCGAGCGCCGTCTCGAACTTGCTTTCGAAGGCCACCGTCTGTTTGACCTCCGCCGCTACGGACAGGACTACTTCATCAATACGATGGAGGACTACTTTGACGTAGAGGAGGACCGCCGCCCCTTCCTGCAGGCTCGCAACGAAGTGCAGGCCCGCCACATGCTTTTCCCGATCCCTACTCAGGCTATTCAGCTGAGTTTGGTCGACGGAGAGCCTACGCTCCGCCAGAACCCAGGTTACTAGGTTCCAGCTTATCCTAATCGGATAATGAAGCCCTCCATTCGCTCCGGCGGATGGGGGGCTTCTTACTTTATGGGTTGCACTACACCCCGAGTTGCCTTCCTCACTACCCGGTTATCTTTACGCCATGAGCTACCCTAGTTCTTTAGGTATTCACATTTGTGGTTGGCTACTCATCGTATGTTGCAGTGCCTGCGCCTTCGAAGCTGACGATTGGTCAGTAGAGATTCCCGCCATCGGCTCGTCTTCGTCTCCGGTAGCAGTCGACTTAAATGATGACGGGCATCTCGACATCGTGATGGGTGGGGCGGCGAAAGAATTTACCAGCTTGGAAAATGCCGTGCTCGCTATTGACGGACGGGACGGCCACTTACTCTGGCAAGTACCGGGTCACAATCAGATCGTAGGTTCCGCCATATTGCAGGACATTACGAACGACGGTATACAGGACGTATTCATCGGAGGGCGCTCGGCAATGTTCAAGGCAATTGATGGCCAATCAGGTGCGGTACTATGGGAATTCCTGCCCTACGACGCTACGTTGGATTACGTCAACGACACTACCCTACTCAATTTTTTCACCCCGCAGTGGGTAGATGATCAGGATGAGGACGGGTACGACGATCTACTTTCCGCATACGGAGGGTTTGTCAAAGCCAGGCCGGGTGACACCTTAAGGCCAGCAGGATACCTGATGGTTTTAAGTGGGAAAACTGGCCAGGTAATTGCCAAGGCCATGGTCACGGATGGCAAGGAAACCTACGTTTCTCCGTTGATACATGACTTCGGTAATGGCCCCGAAGTCATCTACGGTACGGGTGGAGAGGACATCAGTGGCAACCTTTACCGAGTTAGCCTTAACGACGTATTATCTGAAGACCTTAGCTCATCAAACATAGTGGCAAGGGGCGGCACTAAAGGAATGATTGCCCCACCGCTGCTGACCGATGTCAACATGGACGGAACGACGGATATCGTTGTTGCCTCGGTGGATGGCCGCGTCATTGCCGTCGACGGGCGTACCAACCAGAGAATTTGGGAAACGGGCCCAGAAGGGGATTTCGACACCTACGTCATGCCCGCACCGGGGTACTTCTACGGTGACGACGATACGCCCGATTTTTTCGCCAGCTTCGGCCGCGGTGCGTGGCCGGATACGGAGTTCACCGTTCATACGCTGATTGACGGAAAGACTGGTACCATTGTGTTTCAGGACACCCTCGGCAGTTTCCAGTATGCCTCACCGGTGGTGGCAGACTTTACGAATGATGGCCGGCCGGACGTCTTGCTCAGCATTAATGACATCCTGGTGGACTCCACCGCGTACGGGAGTAATAACTTAAGAAGGAACCAACTCTACGTCTTTCCTAATGGGCAGGGGCCTCCCCGACTAGCCAACGCCTCTGAATTGGGCACCAACTTAGGCTCCACTCCATTGCTGACCGATCTCGACCACGACGGGAAGCTCGACCTAATCACCGTGAATATGGCTGACCCGCTCGAATTTTACTCCTTCAAAAACATCCGGATCACCCGCCGAGAGTTGAACCTGCCGGCTGATCGCATCAGCTTCGGGGAGTACATGGGCACTAATCGCAAAGGTTACTTCCAATAATAACTATGAAGAGCCTATTCTTACTTGCCGGACTGACGGCTTTGCTACTGTCACTAGCATACTGTACGTCAACCGAACCGACTTCAACGGAGGCGCAATTGGCCGAAATCCACTGCGGTAATTGCCACGCCACCCCTACTCCCGATTTGCTCACAAAGGAGATTTGGATCTCCAAAGTCATGCCACTGATGGGAGCCTACCTGGGTGTTTACGAAGTACACGATCGGGACTTTTACTTAAAGGATGAGTTGGAGCGTCCTTACCTGGAAACGGTCTTCCCGGCTGATCCCGCTATCCCGGATAGCACTTGGAGGGCCTTGAAAAATTACTTCATCGAGGGGGCGCCGAACGCCCTTCCGCTTCCCGAGGAGGTACCAACCGTTTACGCCCAGAATCGCTTCACCATTAGGGAGATCACGGACCCGGCGGTTACCCCGGCCCCATCGCTTAGCACCTGCGTCAGCGCCCAAACTGAGGAAGGGTTTGCCTTAGCAACGCTATTTCGAGAGGGTAAGAGCCTAGTGAGAAATTTCGACGGGCGGGGTCGCGTAACGAATACAGATACCCTCAGCAGCGCCGTATCTCAGTTGCCCAGTGCGTTTGGTGATGCTCACCTGATGATGGGAAGCCTCGTTCCGTCCGATGTGCCATCCGGCACCTTATCGGGGCAGTCGAGCAGAGAAGACAGTCTCCGAAGACCACTCGCATACGCTACCCTGGATCTCAATTTGGATGGGGTTATCGATACCGCCATTGCGGAATACGGCAACCGTCTGGGTGCGCTTAGTTTGCTTACGGCGGGCGAAAAGCTTACGCTTTCACCGACGCCCGGTGCAATTCGGTTGCGCGTAGCTGATCTAAATCAAGACGGACACGATGATCTTGTAGCGCTGTTTGCACAGGGGGATGAACGGATAGAAGTCTACTACGCAGGTGATGGCTTTCGACGAGCTAAACGCCTGGTCCGCTTCCCTCCAAGCTACGGCTCTTCCGATCTGGAAATAATCGACGTAGATGGTGATGGTGATCTGGATTTCATACACACCGCCGGTGATAATTATGATTACCGCCCGATCCCAAAACCCTATCATGGCGTGCGGATTTTTTCCAACGAAGCGGGTGCTTTCACCGAAACCTACTTCTACCACCTGCACGGTGCCTACGGCGTGGAAGCGGCTGATTTTGATCAGGACGGAGACGTCGATCTGGCGGCCATTGCTTACTTCGTGCCACCTCTGAACCGCGCCATCAAGGGCTTCGTGTACCTCGAGCAGACTAAAGATTTGATCTTTCGAGCAAGCGGTTTTGAGAAGCCGGTAGATCAACACTTCATCGTGATGGACAAAGGTGACGTAGATGGAGACGGCGACCTGGATCTTGTCATTGGGAACTTCGCTGCCTACCTTCCGGACGGCTTCCCCGATCTCCGCCGGCCCGCCGATCGTAAGCCAGCCGCCATCGTGCTGACGAACACCCTAAAATGACGAAGGCCTAACAGCGTCCGGACGCAGAAATCCTTACTTTCGCCCCGCATCATTTTAAACTGTTTATGAATCGATCACTGCTGGCGTTATTCAGTTTTTCCCTGTTGTGTTTTTCCTGTGTTGACAATGGAACCGTTGATAATCCGACCTCAGAAAACAGCTACGTTCCGTTCGTAGAATCGGCAACGGGGGTAGATTTCATTAATACCGTTACGGAGGGTGAGGAATTCAACGTCCTTTCCTACCGGCTATTTTATAACGGCGCCGGGGTTGCCATTGGCGATTTGAATGGCGATGGCCAAAATGATCTATACTTTGCGGCCAACCAGGGGGAGAACCAACTCTACCTTAACCAGGGGGAGCTCAATTTTCAACTAGCCGAGGGCGCTGCCGCAGGTGCAGGGAAATGGGCTACGGGCGTCACTACCGTTGATGTGAATGCTGATGGCCGAATGGATCTCTACGTCTGTGTATCGGGCAAAGACGATGGTGAAGCGCGGCAAAACCTGCTCTACATCAACGAGGGTAACAATGAGCAAGGGGTACCACAATTCACCGAAGCCGCAGCGGCCTATGGCTTGGCGGACCAGGGTTACTCCACCCAGGCGGCCTGGTTCGATTACGATCGGGATGGCGACCTGGATATGTATCTACTCAACAACAGCTACCTCAACCCCGAAAAGATCAACGCCCGCGGTGAGAACCGGAACGAGCGCGACGACGAAGGGGGCGATAAACTTTTCCGAAACGACGCCGGGCCGAATGGCCACCCGGTGTTTACGGACGTGAGCGAGGAAGCAAACATCCTCGGAAGCCGGATCGGATTTGGCCTTGGCTCCTCCCTTACCGACGTAAACAGTGACGGTTGGACGGACATCTACATCAGCAATGACTTCTGGGAGAGAGATTACCTCTACATCAATCAGCAGGACGGCACTTTCTCCGAAGAATTGGTGGACCGGACCGGCCACGTCAGCATCAGTTCGATGGGGTCCGATGCCGCAGACCTGGATAATGATGGGGATACCGAGATCTTCTCTACAGATATGCTACCGGGGGATAACCAACGTATCAAAGCTTCAACGGTATTTGATAGCTACGACGCGGAGACCATCAAATTTGGTTTCGACTATCACCACCAGATCTTACAAAATTGCCTTCAGGTAAACGATGGCAACGGCAACTTCAGGGAAACGGGCCATTACAGCGGAGTGGCCTCTACCGATTGGAGCTGGGGCGCACTTTTATTTGACATGAACAACGATGGCCTGAAAGACATCTTCGTTGCCAATGGAATCTACCGGGACATCATGGACCTGGACTTTGCCGATTTTCTGCAAGATAAGGAGCAACTGGGCGATCTCGTCCGAGAAAAGGGCCGCTACGACTGGCGGGACGTCGTTGAGTTGATGCCGCACAACGACCAACCCAACTACGCCTTCATTAATCAAGGGGAACTTCGCTTCGACAACGCCGCGGCCGCGCTTGGATTGGCCAATCCCTCGTTCTCCAACGGGTCCGCCTACGGTGACCTGGATGGGGACGGCGATTTGGATCTCGTCATCAATAATGCCAACCAAAAGGCGGGGGTGTTCATCAACCAGAGTAGCCAATCCGGACAGAGTTGGCTGGGTCTAATTCTGGACGGCCCCGAGGGCAACGCGGAAGGCATTGGCGCTAAGGTGACGCTGTACCAAGATGGTCGCGAGCAGACCCTGGAACAATTTACTAGCCGTGGATACCTCGGCTCCTGTGGCCCTGAATTGATCTTCGGTCTGGGAGATATCGCGGAAGTAGAGCGCGTCGAGATTCGCTGGCCCGACGGCAAAATGCAGACCATTAACCAACCCACCAGCAATACTTACCTGACCGTGAATCACAGTGATGCGGAGGAGGTTCCCGCGCCTGACGAAGCGTTCGCAGCAGAACCTATGCTGGATGCGGCATATGATCTGCTGGATATCCCTGCCGTCCACGTAGAAAATGACTTCAATGACTTTGCGGTGGAGCCATTGCTACTACGGAAGCTTTCCGAAGTAGGTCCCGAAATCGTAAAAGGAGACGTCAATGGAGACGGACTGGAGGACTTCGTTGCGTTGGGTTCCTGGGATGATCCGGACAAACTCTATCTACAGCAGCCTGACGGCACTTTCGCCTTTAAGCCAAACGGTTCCTTCGATGCAACCAAGCAAAGGGAAAGCACGGCCGGAGCGTTTTTCGATAGCGATGGTGACGGTGACCAGGATCTGCTGATCGCTTCCGGCGGAAATGAGTTTGAGCGTGGCTACCTGAAGTACGCCGTCCGCTTTTACGAAAATGTCAATGGTGTACTCGTAGTCAATAATGTACTTGCGCCTCCGTACGCCGGAGGGGAAATCAGCTGTATCAAGGCAGAGGATATCGATTTTGATGGTGACATTGATCTGTACATGGGCGGCCGCGGTGTTCCTGGAAACTATGGTCTGACCGCTCAATCTTTCCTCTTCATCAACGAAAAGGGAAGCTGGCTAAAGATGACGCCGCGAGACATCGCCACGGCAGGATTGGTAACGGACGCCGTCTGGACCGATCTCAACACCGACGGGCGCCCCGACCTCGTCATGGTGGGTGACTGGATGCCCATCACCGTAGCGTTCATGCTCCACGACGGAGA carries:
- a CDS encoding VCBS repeat-containing protein, which codes for MKSLFLLAGLTALLLSLAYCTSTEPTSTEAQLAEIHCGNCHATPTPDLLTKEIWISKVMPLMGAYLGVYEVHDRDFYLKDELERPYLETVFPADPAIPDSTWRALKNYFIEGAPNALPLPEEVPTVYAQNRFTIREITDPAVTPAPSLSTCVSAQTEEGFALATLFREGKSLVRNFDGRGRVTNTDTLSSAVSQLPSAFGDAHLMMGSLVPSDVPSGTLSGQSSREDSLRRPLAYATLDLNLDGVIDTAIAEYGNRLGALSLLTAGEKLTLSPTPGAIRLRVADLNQDGHDDLVALFAQGDERIEVYYAGDGFRRAKRLVRFPPSYGSSDLEIIDVDGDGDLDFIHTAGDNYDYRPIPKPYHGVRIFSNEAGAFTETYFYHLHGAYGVEAADFDQDGDVDLAAIAYFVPPLNRAIKGFVYLEQTKDLIFRASGFEKPVDQHFIVMDKGDVDGDGDLDLVIGNFAAYLPDGFPDLRRPADRKPAAIVLTNTLK
- a CDS encoding RagB/SusD family nutrient uptake outer membrane protein translates to MKKLLKLGALAGLCALAWTCNEEEFLDTPPQGVLAETNLSARAGIDAALIAAYSRTDGWAQDWGTGGWSGMAANNWVFGSIPSDDTHKGSEPSDNVALQQVELYQWAPSIDDFQAKFLVSYDGIVRANQTIRLLAANTDIGDDDRNRLLGEATFLRGHYHSELYKVFKNIPYFDELEIDFRKPNDQDILPNIIKDLEDAAALLPATQNDIGRATSGAANAILGRLHMIDRNFAAAKTALDKVQGYELQDCYHDLFSVGGEDGSGMIFSSQASVNDGDPAGDNANFSMRLANPHGGSPIGCCGFHQPTQNLVNAYRVDEDGLPLRDNSFDTNPTPDELVDPRLDWIAGRDGIPFLNWGTHAPGWVRDRGYSSEYNTKKFNQADGFSSNVGWVANQLSPINVPIIRYADVILMLAEIDVENGDLEAARAKVNQIRERAGNCAQGADEVPVPIDDPSTVQSYAVGTYDDAWTDQDDAREAVRLERRLELAFEGHRLFDLRRYGQDYFINTMEDYFDVEEDRRPFLQARNEVQARHMLFPIPTQAIQLSLVDGEPTLRQNPGY
- a CDS encoding TonB-dependent receptor, which produces MKEILQAHDGRRWRALPRLLGVAVMLLLSTGWAIGQTVSGTILDDTGFGLVGATVLVDGTTTGTVADLDGNFTIKASPEDVLIISFTGYATQRITVGNRSQIDVTLAPDVAVLDQVVVTGYTQQRKGDITGAVAVIDSEELTAVAATSVNQQLEGRATGVNTSTSGAAGSGTNIRIRGVSSFTSNDPLIIVDGVPQLNNFLNNINPNDIESVQILKDASAASIYGTRALNGVVIITTKLGKSGRPKVTYDAYYGVQDHERGWDDILIQNPEDYAEIFVRSYTDQGLLPGVGTIYGDNGNTDLTSDYIFACDQCFTNGEVDESLYSYPNNLIMRANREGTNWWEETMETAPITDHTLAISGGNDAGSYRISANYMDQQGTMRNTYFQRMSLRANSRWKVGRLTIGENLNISRVTSVGVPGGNQGEQGTLMQIVKAQPIIPVYDISGVNFASGKTTGLSNGTNPVARTEYNKDDVGEFDNVTGSLFAQFEVIDGLSLKSQVGLNYGVGGALNWGNPTFENSEPTTQNSFSEYLNRSYSWVWTNTVNYQKNFGERHNVGVIAGYEALRDRFRGINGSFAQFFLSDLSTRYLSASLANPETRNVSSSGSESTLLSQFARVDYTFDNKWLLSATVRRDGSSRFGDEKFAIFPAASIGYRISEEAFMQDVSWLTDLKLRAGYGVVGNQDFGNYNFVNRFGGGTGSTFYAIGGGNSLATGYTATSLGNAQTGWEEKATLNGGFDATILDGKVTVVLDLYQSKVNDLLFNPTNPTTQGNIAPAFVNIGEMENRGFDLALGWRPQIQDVKFNISANISQYNNEIIAIDGVREEFFGRGGQEIRIGNIQINRVGESIASFYGLQTDGIFQNQAEVDAAAALDGDPTTAFQEQARVGAFRFKDVDGFDPETGMRTGQPDGVINDADLSIIGNPHPDLTAGLNIGVDYKNFDFTMFFFGSFGNDIFNATKQFTIFRQFDTNASTELLTNSWSPETPNNTLPALNINDTYSRTPSDFYVEDGSYVRLKQLQLGYTLPNSIGGDVFSRLRFYVQAQNLFTITGYSGLDPALSTFGLGNGNNGGGDADDLFMGVDNGNYPTTRIFMLGVNAAF
- a CDS encoding VCBS repeat-containing protein — protein: MNRSLLALFSFSLLCFSCVDNGTVDNPTSENSYVPFVESATGVDFINTVTEGEEFNVLSYRLFYNGAGVAIGDLNGDGQNDLYFAANQGENQLYLNQGELNFQLAEGAAAGAGKWATGVTTVDVNADGRMDLYVCVSGKDDGEARQNLLYINEGNNEQGVPQFTEAAAAYGLADQGYSTQAAWFDYDRDGDLDMYLLNNSYLNPEKINARGENRNERDDEGGDKLFRNDAGPNGHPVFTDVSEEANILGSRIGFGLGSSLTDVNSDGWTDIYISNDFWERDYLYINQQDGTFSEELVDRTGHVSISSMGSDAADLDNDGDTEIFSTDMLPGDNQRIKASTVFDSYDAETIKFGFDYHHQILQNCLQVNDGNGNFRETGHYSGVASTDWSWGALLFDMNNDGLKDIFVANGIYRDIMDLDFADFLQDKEQLGDLVREKGRYDWRDVVELMPHNDQPNYAFINQGELRFDNAAAALGLANPSFSNGSAYGDLDGDGDLDLVINNANQKAGVFINQSSQSGQSWLGLILDGPEGNAEGIGAKVTLYQDGREQTLEQFTSRGYLGSCGPELIFGLGDIAEVERVEIRWPDGKMQTINQPTSNTYLTVNHSDAEEVPAPDEAFAAEPMLDAAYDLLDIPAVHVENDFNDFAVEPLLLRKLSEVGPEIVKGDVNGDGLEDFVALGSWDDPDKLYLQQPDGTFAFKPNGSFDATKQRESTAGAFFDSDGDGDQDLLIASGGNEFERGYLKYAVRFYENVNGVLVVNNVLAPPYAGGEISCIKAEDIDFDGDIDLYMGGRGVPGNYGLTAQSFLFINEKGSWLKMTPRDIATAGLVTDAVWTDLNTDGRPDLVMVGDWMPITVAFMLHDGEISGIFEIPNSAGWWNTVEAADLDGDGKEDLVLGNWGLNSKLKASTERPLSLHVKDFDGNQKSDILVEWFPPHDDKAYPFATKKDIQAQLPHLKRKTLKYNDYAQATYESLFTDEERSDAESRTATELRSCVVWNKGKGNVRIEPLPWQAQLTCQYAVAIGDVNGDDRPDLWLGGNQFGVTPQVGRPDAGRGTLLLNKGNREWEYVDNQKAGVNIPGQVRDATFIDLANGGKGLLVGCNDDTLRTYRLSEYATK
- a CDS encoding PQQ-binding-like beta-propeller repeat protein; amino-acid sequence: MSYPSSLGIHICGWLLIVCCSACAFEADDWSVEIPAIGSSSSPVAVDLNDDGHLDIVMGGAAKEFTSLENAVLAIDGRDGHLLWQVPGHNQIVGSAILQDITNDGIQDVFIGGRSAMFKAIDGQSGAVLWEFLPYDATLDYVNDTTLLNFFTPQWVDDQDEDGYDDLLSAYGGFVKARPGDTLRPAGYLMVLSGKTGQVIAKAMVTDGKETYVSPLIHDFGNGPEVIYGTGGEDISGNLYRVSLNDVLSEDLSSSNIVARGGTKGMIAPPLLTDVNMDGTTDIVVASVDGRVIAVDGRTNQRIWETGPEGDFDTYVMPAPGYFYGDDDTPDFFASFGRGAWPDTEFTVHTLIDGKTGTIVFQDTLGSFQYASPVVADFTNDGRPDVLLSINDILVDSTAYGSNNLRRNQLYVFPNGQGPPRLANASELGTNLGSTPLLTDLDHDGKLDLITVNMADPLEFYSFKNIRITRRELNLPADRISFGEYMGTNRKGYFQ